In Bacteroidales bacterium, a genomic segment contains:
- a CDS encoding PstS family phosphate ABC transporter substrate-binding protein codes for MKKKYYKWLMALAIGLFFLPGSGCQGPSSQKASDGDELRGTISISGAWALYPMTVKWSEEFRKLHPRVRIDISAGGAGKGFTDAMSGMVDLGMFSRGFTQAELDRGVWYVGVTKDAVIPVINETNPFKEQILKRGITREEFQEIYLNQSITKWKDLLNIQDDNAIHVYTRSDACGAAEMFAEYLGKHQENLLGTGVFGDPGIASAVKNDPFGMGYNNVNFVYDLQTRRPYPGLVVIPLDLNQNGKIDPEEDFYDTLDELNTAIRDGIYPAPPARPLYFVAKSKPGRKEVIELLRWILTSGQEFVDEAGYVALPDQVIEEELKKLN; via the coding sequence ATGAAAAAAAAATATTACAAATGGTTAATGGCATTGGCAATTGGATTATTTTTCTTGCCGGGATCAGGCTGCCAGGGGCCGTCATCACAAAAAGCATCAGATGGCGATGAATTACGAGGCACAATTTCCATTTCCGGAGCCTGGGCCTTATATCCGATGACTGTGAAATGGTCGGAGGAATTCCGTAAGTTGCATCCGCGGGTTCGGATTGATATTTCAGCCGGGGGAGCCGGAAAGGGTTTTACAGATGCCATGTCGGGAATGGTTGATTTGGGAATGTTTTCCCGTGGTTTCACTCAAGCCGAGCTTGACAGAGGAGTTTGGTATGTTGGGGTCACAAAAGATGCGGTAATCCCGGTAATAAATGAAACCAATCCTTTTAAGGAACAGATTCTGAAACGTGGAATAACGCGCGAAGAATTTCAGGAAATATATTTGAACCAATCCATCACAAAATGGAAAGACCTGCTGAATATTCAAGATGATAATGCTATTCACGTCTACACCCGATCCGATGCCTGCGGCGCTGCCGAAATGTTTGCCGAGTACCTTGGCAAGCATCAGGAAAATCTGCTTGGTACCGGCGTTTTTGGCGATCCCGGAATTGCAAGCGCCGTTAAAAACGATCCCTTTGGAATGGGCTACAACAACGTGAACTTCGTATATGACCTCCAAACCCGCCGTCCCTATCCAGGACTCGTAGTTATTCCACTTGACCTGAATCAAAATGGCAAGATTGACCCGGAAGAGGATTTTTATGATACGTTGGATGAACTCAACACAGCCATCCGCGATGGAATATACCCCGCTCCACCCGCACGTCCTCTCTATTTTGTGGCAAAAAGCAAACCCGGGAGGAAAGAAGTGATAGAGCTTCTGCGATGGATATTGACAAGTGGACAAGAGTTCGTGGATGAAGCAGGTTATGTTGCGTTGCCCGACCAAGTGATTGAAGAAGAACTTAAAAAGCTGAATTAG
- the pstC gene encoding phosphate ABC transporter permease subunit PstC: protein MIVALAIVVFLPFVLGIGLYLQSTLLLEEQSLFRILFTSQWQPMSGKFGLLGFILSSLMVTALSLLIAGPVCLLTAIHLTQYAKKYVLKIMHPVIDILAGIPSVIYGVWGIIVIVPLVSKYLAPFFGVQTSGYTLLTGAIVLSVMIIPFILNILIEVFRSIPTELTEASLALGATRWQTIKHVIVRKGFPGIISAMGLGVSRAFGETIAVLMVVGNVVKIPTGVFQPGYPLPALIANNYGEMMSIPQYQSALMFSALVLFVVVMLFNLASRIAISRFETK, encoded by the coding sequence ATGATTGTGGCCCTGGCCATTGTAGTATTTCTTCCGTTTGTGCTTGGCATTGGTTTATACCTTCAATCAACATTGCTTTTAGAGGAGCAAAGCCTTTTCAGGATTTTATTCACTTCGCAGTGGCAGCCGATGTCAGGGAAATTCGGATTGCTCGGTTTTATTCTGAGTTCATTGATGGTCACGGCGCTTTCATTGCTGATTGCCGGCCCGGTTTGTTTGCTCACAGCCATTCATCTCACACAGTATGCAAAAAAATATGTGCTAAAAATTATGCACCCGGTGATTGATATTCTTGCCGGAATTCCATCGGTGATTTATGGCGTTTGGGGCATTATTGTGATCGTTCCGTTAGTCTCAAAATATCTAGCTCCATTTTTCGGCGTTCAGACTTCAGGTTACACTTTACTTACTGGCGCTATTGTATTGTCTGTAATGATCATACCCTTTATTTTGAATATTCTGATTGAAGTATTCCGGAGCATTCCAACTGAACTCACCGAGGCATCGCTGGCACTTGGTGCAACCCGCTGGCAAACCATCAAGCACGTGATTGTCAGAAAAGGGTTTCCGGGAATTATTTCGGCGATGGGGCTTGGCGTTTCACGTGCTTTTGGCGAAACCATTGCCGTGCTGATGGTTGTTGGCAACGTGGTCAAAATTCCAACAGGCGTTTTTCAGCCCGGTTATCCACTTCCGGCGCTGATAGCCAATAATTATGGCGAGATGATGTCAATACCTCAGTATCAGTCGGCATTGATGTTCTCAGCCCTGGTTTTATTTGTAGTTGTAATGCTTTTTAACCTGGCTTCGAGAATTGCCATTTCACGGTTCGAAACCAAGTAA
- a CDS encoding ABC transporter permease subunit codes for MKKFKFIEEKIFRALMFFSTVFIVTSLALIIFSILHKGLPVLSWEMVSQTPKGGYYFGKEGGIVNAIVGSFYLSVSATFLALFVSLPLALFMNIYLKRFKIVINAIRFFLDLLWGVPSIVYGAFGFTIMIYFGLKASLIAGIFTVTLFIIPIMVRAMDEVFKTVPVGLYEAALSLGSTRSETAYRVFLKQCYPGVITAVLLAFGRGIGDAASVLFTTGFTDHIPTSLSQPTATLPLAIFFQLGSPIPEVQERAYAAAAVLTFFILAISILARLSSGRFQKNKINF; via the coding sequence ATGAAAAAGTTCAAATTTATAGAAGAGAAGATTTTCAGAGCGCTGATGTTTTTTTCAACCGTGTTCATTGTAACGTCGCTGGCATTGATCATATTCAGCATTTTACATAAAGGTCTTCCGGTTTTATCATGGGAAATGGTATCGCAGACTCCGAAAGGAGGATATTATTTTGGGAAGGAAGGAGGCATTGTCAACGCGATAGTTGGCTCATTCTACTTATCAGTTAGTGCAACCTTTCTTGCATTGTTTGTCTCATTGCCCCTGGCTCTTTTTATGAATATTTATTTGAAACGTTTTAAGATCGTCATCAACGCCATCCGTTTCTTCCTTGATTTGTTATGGGGAGTTCCATCCATCGTTTACGGAGCTTTTGGGTTCACCATTATGATTTATTTCGGGTTGAAAGCTTCACTGATTGCGGGTATTTTTACTGTGACCCTATTCATTATCCCTATCATGGTCCGGGCCATGGATGAGGTGTTTAAAACCGTTCCGGTTGGCTTATACGAAGCAGCATTATCATTGGGATCAACACGTTCCGAAACGGCTTACAGAGTTTTCCTGAAACAATGTTATCCGGGAGTGATAACCGCAGTTTTGCTGGCATTCGGCAGAGGCATCGGCGACGCTGCATCGGTACTTTTTACTACTGGTTTCACGGATCATATTCCAACTTCACTGTCTCAACCAACAGCAACGCTTCCTTTGGCAATTTTCTTCCAACTTGGCTCGCCCATCCCTGAAGTTCAGGAAAGGGCATATGCTGCTGCAGCAGTGCTCACATTTTTCATTCTTGCAATAAGCATATTGGCCCGTTTGAGTTCGGGAAGATTCCAGAAAAACAAGATTAATTTCTGA
- a CDS encoding phosphate ABC transporter ATP-binding protein codes for MENNAKIITKDLNLSIGKLQILKNINLAIPPNRVTVILGPSGCGKTTLLKSMNRLTDLYPEMELSGHIYIDGKDILKAGTEITEIRRKMGLLSQRPYPLPMSIYKNIAYGLKINGVYNRAALQTKVEHYLRLANLWDEVKDRLREPANTLSIGQQQRLCLARGLAVDPEIILADEPTSALDPISSNAIEAQFSHLKEHYTIVMVTHILRQARRIADHIVFMYLGEVVEQGPANEFFNNPKMEKTKEYLKGAFN; via the coding sequence ATGGAAAACAACGCAAAAATTATTACCAAGGACCTGAACCTTTCGATCGGGAAATTGCAGATTCTTAAAAACATCAATCTTGCGATCCCACCCAATAGAGTTACAGTCATTTTAGGGCCTTCTGGCTGCGGCAAGACTACACTGCTCAAAAGTATGAACCGCCTCACCGATCTATATCCGGAAATGGAACTATCGGGTCATATTTATATTGACGGAAAGGACATTCTCAAAGCTGGAACGGAAATCACCGAAATCAGGCGGAAGATGGGATTATTATCACAACGACCATATCCGCTGCCCATGAGCATTTATAAAAATATTGCCTATGGGCTTAAAATCAATGGTGTTTATAACCGTGCAGCATTACAAACAAAAGTGGAGCATTACCTGCGCCTGGCCAATTTATGGGACGAAGTAAAAGACCGGCTGCGTGAACCTGCCAATACCTTATCCATCGGACAACAGCAGCGCCTTTGCCTGGCACGTGGCCTTGCGGTGGATCCTGAAATTATCCTGGCCGACGAACCAACCTCAGCGCTTGACCCCATTTCAAGCAATGCCATTGAAGCGCAGTTTTCGCATCTCAAGGAGCATTACACAATTGTAATGGTAACACATATCTTGCGTCAGGCGCGCCGTATAGCCGATCATATTGTTTTCATGTATCTTGGCGAAGTGGTTGAGCAAGGCCCTGCTAATGAGTTTTTCAACAACCCGAAGATGGAAAAAACAAAAGAGTATTTGAAGGGAGCGTTTAATTGA